The Terriglobus roseus region GCAAGCCGGTGATTGACGATACCGGTTTGGAAGGCGGTTATGAATGCGATCTGCAATGGTCTCAGGAAGGTTCAGAAGGAACGAATCAATACTTCTTTCAGGCGATACAGGACCAGATGGGATTGAAGATGACGCCGTCGCGCGGTCAGGTTGAGGTGCTGGTGGTCGACAGCATTGATCACCCCTCAGAAAACTAAACGCGCACGGTTTAATGCGCGAGGTATTCCTTCGGCGATGCGTTCAGTATTCGCTTGAAGACAGTCGTAAACGCTGCGGGGTTTTCATAGCCAAGGTCTAACGCCGTATTGGTTACGGATGTACCTGATGCGAGCATTGGCAGCGATGCAAGAACGCATGCCTGCTGTCGCCATGCAACGAAGCTTAGACCTGTTTCGCGTCGGAAGATGCGAGTGAAGGTGCGACGGCTGAGATAGAGGGCTGCCGCCCAATCATCAATGTTGTCTTTCGCCGTGGGGTGTTGCATGAATTTGCGGCAGAGGCGCGCGAGGTTCTTGTCCGTTGGCAACGGAAGTGAAAGCGGTAGTTCTGGCAGCGTTCCAATTTCGTATTGAATTAACTGGATCAGTGCGCCGGAGCGACCTTCATGACTGTAACGAACGGGCAATGCTACAGCTTCATCCATGAGACTGCGCATCAGCGGTGACACATCGACCACCTGGCAGTGATCGGGCATGGGCACCAGCGTGTCCGGTTCGAAGTAGAGGCTTTGCATTCTTACTTCACCCTGTGCGCGAAGTTCGTGCCGTACTCCTGCTGGAATCCATAAAGCGCGACGTGCTGGAACAGCCCATGTTCCCTGTGAAGTGGATGCAATCATCATTCCTGTAAGCGGGCAGAACAATTGGCTACGACGATGGCGATGCGGACGAACACGATGCGAGGCGGGATAGGTTCCAGCCAAAGCGAGCACAGGGCGTGTGCGATCCGTGAAGTATTTATCGATGTCGACGCTGAAACGGTGGCCCATTCGCATAGAAATTTGTCCCGGCTCAGGTGGTGGGCCTCTACATCAACATTGTATTGTCCAGACATAAGCTTTGAAACACCAGAGAAAGCAGATGATGCCATGAGCCAGAACTCAAAGGAATCCACCACTGCGTATCGCGTGTTAGGCGCAGCAAGCCTGTGCCACATGCTGAATGACATGCTGCAATCGCTTTTTGTTGCAGCCTATCCGCTGTTCAAAGGGAACTTCAATCTTTCCTTCGGACAGATTGGCACGCTGACGCTGGTGTTTCAGATCACCGCTTCGTTGCTGCAACCCTTTGTGGGCTTCTACACGGATCGCAAGCCGAAACCGTATTCCCTGCCCTTTGGCATGGCGATTTCCATGAGCGGTTTGCTGGTACTTGCATTTGCGACGAACTATGGCATGTTGCTGCTGGGTGGTGCGCTGCTCGGTATTGGTTCGTCCATCTTTCATCCGGAGTCGTCGCGATTGGCGCGACTGGCATCGGGTGGTGCGCACGGCATGGCGCAGTCGGTTTTCCAGGTGGGTGGCAACTTCGGATCGTCGCTTGGACCACTGTTGATTGCTTTTGTCGTGTTGCCGCGCGGGCAAAAGAGCATGGCATGGTTCACGCTGGCGGCGCTGTTCGGCATCATTCTGCTGACAGGCTTAGGGCACTGGTACAAGCTGCACGGACGCGCAATTCAGAAGAAGCATTCCACTGCAACGACGTTAACGTTGAGCCGGAAGAAGGTGGGCGGTGCGCTTGCTGTGCTGGTTGTGCTGACGCTTTCGAAGTACTTCTATCTGGCCAGCATTACGAGCTACTACGTCTTCTACCTGATGCAGCATTTTCATCTGGTGCAGAAGGATGCGCAGTTCTACCTGTTCCTGTTCCTTGCTGCAGTGGCCGCAGGCACGGTGATTGGTGGACCAGTGGGTGACCGCATTGGACGCAAGAAGGTTATCTGGATTTCGATTCTTGGCGTGCTGCCAATGACGCTGCTGTTGCCTTACGTCACATTGCCGGTCACCGTTGTTCTCAGTGTTCTGATTGGACTGGTGTTGGCTTCAGCGTTCTCTGCCATCCTCGTCTACTCACAGGAGCTGATGCCAGGACGCGTTGGCATGGTGTCAGGGTTGTTCTTCGGACTGGCCTTTGGATTGGGTGGCTTGGGCGCTGCGCTGCTGGGCAAGCTGGCTGATCATACGAGCATCGACTACGTATATAAGGTGTGCTCATTCCTGCCAGCGCTCGGATTGCTTACCGGGTTCCTGCCCGATACGAGCAAGAAACACGATGGGGGATCGGCAGAGGCGATTGCTCTGATGAATACCGAAAAACAATCGGCCTGAAGATTCGGTGACGATGTTGAGACGCCACCTTGCAGATATCGCAGGGTGGCGTTCTTCTTTGTGTCAGGGAGCGACGAATCCCAACGAATGCAGGAACGCTATGATCTGCGCGTTGGTTTCCGAGAGGTACGGCTCGTTGCGATAGAACGTGTGGACCTGATCGGGATAGATGTGTAGATCACACCGTGCGCCTGCAGCGTTTAATTTCTGCGCGTAGTCACGCAGCAGGTCGGCATGGATCACTTCATCCTTGCTGCCGCTGAGGATGAGCGTTGGCGGTACGTCTTTGTTGATGTAACTCATGGGCGAAAGCTTCTGATCGTTATGAAACATTGCAGCGGAGTAGTGAATGTCCAGCGCGGGGTTTAACAACACCAGCGCATCCGGTCGCGCAGAGATACGAAGGTCATCGTGGGGGTCATCCCAGCCCGACCCAACTGCAGCATAGGCAGCGTTGTAACCGCCTGCGGAGCTGCCGCCTGCTGCGATCTTGTTTGGATCAAGATGAAGTTCAGCGGCATGTGCGCGAAGCCAGCGCATGGCGCTCTTGGTATCTTCCACGCAGATGCGCGGCTCTTCATGCGGGTTCGGTGGCAGCAAACGATATTGCAACAGGATCGCTACCGCGCCATGTTGCGCGATGGCCTTTGCTTGTTCGTTGTGTACACCTGCAGCGCCGTTGGTCCAGCCTCCGCCGTGCACCAGCAGGACAGCAGGCCGCTTCGCCGCGTAGTCCTTCGCACCCAGGTCTTTCGGCTCAACGATCCACATGCCGAGGTCGCGTCCATCGACAGTCTTATATGTGACGCGATGGCCGATGGGTGGGTCCCATGTCTGCGCTGCGACAGAGAGGTTCAGAGTGGCAAGCAGAATAAACATGCACCAGCGAATCATGAGGTTCTCCACATAGGACGTCGTTACTTGGGTGGCTTGTCTCAAGCTAACGAAGGACAAGCCATATTTCCAGAGATCGAATCTTAAGCCGTTTTATGAGTAACGAGTACCATGTTCTCGAATGCGGAGACGCCCTAATGATGAGGACAGAATTGTTCCGTCTGAACGGAACGGTTGAGCACGATCCTGCGATCGACCGTTGGCTACAGGAACGAGGTGAGCTCGGTGCCATCGCAAGGCAGTGGTTTGAAGTCATGCGAAAGTGCGGCGATGAAGTCAGAGAGGTTCTTCATGATGGTTGCCCGGTGGCGTGTGTGGGTGACGTTCCTTTCTGCTATGTGAATGTCTTCAAGTCCCACGTGAATGTGGGGTTTTATCAGGGCTCGTCGCTGCCCGATCGCGAGGGCTTGTTACAAGGTGCGGGAAAGTTCATGCGACATGTAAAGCTGCAACCCGGAGTGGACGTCGATGCCTCGTCACTGCGAAAGCTGATCGAACGAGCGTATTCCGACGCGAAGGAACTTGTAGAACGCGGATAGGCCATTGGCCGCCTAAATATTCAAATCGAAAATTTCGATGAACCTTGTCGAATTACGAATTCACCGTTCGTCGTAGAGATGGAAGCAGAAAACAGCCCTGCCCGACCCAAACTTATGGAGAAAGACAATGCCACAGTATTTTGTTGCTGGATACCTTCCCGATGACTTCGATCCGTCCACGATGGATCCATCCGTTGGCCCCGCGATCCATGCGCTCAACAAGGAGATGCTGGCTGCGGGTGTCAGAAAATTTGCCTGCGGTCTTGGGGCTACGAAATCGCTACAGAAGCCAACTGACGGCCAGGTAGTAGTCACCGACGGACCATATCTGGAAGCCAAGGAACACATTGGCGGTTTCTGGATTCTGGAATGCGCTGACATGGACGAGGCCGTGGCATGGGCGCGCAAGGGTGTCGCCGTTACGGGAGGACGCGTCGAGGTACGGGAGATCTTCTTCGTTCCCGCGGAGGATTAACACTCCGAGAGAGCAAAAGCAGAAGAGGGACGCTTGCGCGTCCCTCTTCTTATATTTCCGGTTGCGA contains the following coding sequences:
- a CDS encoding AraC family transcriptional regulator, with translation MRMGHRFSVDIDKYFTDRTRPVLALAGTYPASHRVRPHRHRRSQLFCPLTGMMIASTSQGTWAVPARRALWIPAGVRHELRAQGEVRMQSLYFEPDTLVPMPDHCQVVDVSPLMRSLMDEAVALPVRYSHEGRSGALIQLIQYEIGTLPELPLSLPLPTDKNLARLCRKFMQHPTAKDNIDDWAAALYLSRRTFTRIFRRETGLSFVAWRQQACVLASLPMLASGTSVTNTALDLGYENPAAFTTVFKRILNASPKEYLAH
- a CDS encoding MFS transporter — translated: MSQNSKESTTAYRVLGAASLCHMLNDMLQSLFVAAYPLFKGNFNLSFGQIGTLTLVFQITASLLQPFVGFYTDRKPKPYSLPFGMAISMSGLLVLAFATNYGMLLLGGALLGIGSSIFHPESSRLARLASGGAHGMAQSVFQVGGNFGSSLGPLLIAFVVLPRGQKSMAWFTLAALFGIILLTGLGHWYKLHGRAIQKKHSTATTLTLSRKKVGGALAVLVVLTLSKYFYLASITSYYVFYLMQHFHLVQKDAQFYLFLFLAAVAAGTVIGGPVGDRIGRKKVIWISILGVLPMTLLLPYVTLPVTVVLSVLIGLVLASAFSAILVYSQELMPGRVGMVSGLFFGLAFGLGGLGAALLGKLADHTSIDYVYKVCSFLPALGLLTGFLPDTSKKHDGGSAEAIALMNTEKQSA
- a CDS encoding alpha/beta hydrolase, which codes for MIRWCMFILLATLNLSVAAQTWDPPIGHRVTYKTVDGRDLGMWIVEPKDLGAKDYAAKRPAVLLVHGGGWTNGAAGVHNEQAKAIAQHGAVAILLQYRLLPPNPHEEPRICVEDTKSAMRWLRAHAAELHLDPNKIAAGGSSAGGYNAAYAAVGSGWDDPHDDLRISARPDALVLLNPALDIHYSAAMFHNDQKLSPMSYINKDVPPTLILSGSKDEVIHADLLRDYAQKLNAAGARCDLHIYPDQVHTFYRNEPYLSETNAQIIAFLHSLGFVAP
- a CDS encoding DUF1801 domain-containing protein, with the protein product MMRTELFRLNGTVEHDPAIDRWLQERGELGAIARQWFEVMRKCGDEVREVLHDGCPVACVGDVPFCYVNVFKSHVNVGFYQGSSLPDREGLLQGAGKFMRHVKLQPGVDVDASSLRKLIERAYSDAKELVERG
- a CDS encoding YciI family protein, whose protein sequence is MPQYFVAGYLPDDFDPSTMDPSVGPAIHALNKEMLAAGVRKFACGLGATKSLQKPTDGQVVVTDGPYLEAKEHIGGFWILECADMDEAVAWARKGVAVTGGRVEVREIFFVPAED